GAAACGGGATGGTTCAGCGAACCCTCTGCAGCCTCGCCTGAACTGGCGGCAGCTTGCGGGGACCACAAGGTCGTCAGCGTAACGACGGTCACCGACCCGTTCGCCTGGCCCGAACGCTTCAACCCGGCACTGCGCCGCTACGGCGAACGTAGTGGCGACCGCCCTGCACAGATAATCACGCGGGCCAATGCCTGTGCTGTCCGGCAGGCGCAGCGCGAGGCTGACCGCCGCCTGCGCGACCCAAACCTCGAACCGATCGACTGCAATCGCTTTCGGGGATTTTGAATGCTGAGCACCCAGCAACAATTTCGCGACGCCAGACATAGGCGGAACGGGGCGTACGCAGAAATGGTTGGACCAGCATGAAAGGGATTTTCTGCTCTGTCCTCGCCGTGACGCTTTCCGGCTGCCTCGCACCCCTTGAGACCGAGATCGAAACCGAGCGCGGCGAAACGGCGTCGTCGCTGCCTGTCATTCTGCATGCCCGGTCGGACCTTGCGATGGAGGCGCGCATATCGGGCAAGATCACACGAGCCGGATCGTGCCTTTATCTCGAGCATGCGCCAGGAGAGCGCGCCCTCATCCTATGGGGCGATGACGATGTGCGCGTTGCGCGGCTCGACGACACCGACTGGCTTGTGAACAACTACACTTCGGGGTTGCGGATCCGAGAGGGGGAAACGGTCCGCGGGGGCGGTCGGTTCTATCCGTCCGATGCCGATCTGGCGGAATTGGCAGATGGCGAGATTCCTGCCGATTGCACCGGCCCCGCCGTTCAACTCTATGCCATCGCGAAATTCGATCCTTCGAAACCGGGCGGCATCCCTGATCCGCCACCGCCACCGCCGCCCGCTCCATCGGCTCGGGATACGCTGCTGTCGCAGGCTTTCGACAAGCACTGGGACAACCAGCGGTGGCCGCGACGGACGATCAGGAACGTAGCTGACCCGCGCGAAGCGATGTTCGCCTACATTCTCGAGAACTATGAGGGCCGCAAAGGCGATTTGCATAGCCATTTCTGCCTCCGCGCTGCTGAGGACGAGCTGATTGGAAGGCTCTCGCAGCGTTTCGGTCCGCTTTACTCCGAAGCGGATTGCTCATGGAGCGGTCCGGGCGTGGTTCTGACGGCCAACGGCGAAAGCGCCATGTATGTCGATGCGCGGATCGATTGCTCAGGCGATCGGGGTTTCTGCGCGGGTTCGGGAGGCGCAACCTACGGCAACCTCGGTGCCGAGCATGGTGCCTATCGTCTGCGACGCAAGGGCGACGGATGGGAGATCGAGAAGCTGGGGCTGAGCGTGGTGTCGTGAATTAGATGAAGATAGGCATTCTCCTTCCCATCGTCCTGCTGGCAGGATGCCAAGCGGAACCGCCTCCGCCCAAAACCTCCCAGCAAAACACATCGACGGTCGAAGCGCTCTCGGCCTTCGTGCTTGTCCAAGACGTTGGTGGGTGGGAAGGGCCGGCCGTCGGGATCAATGGTTCATTCGCGGTAAAGGACGATTGCCTCGTGTTCGAAACCGGGCAAGTCGCCATGACGCCTATCTTGCCAGCGGCCTCGCGTCTCGAACGCACCAGCGATGGCGGCCTTGCAATCGTCCTGGAATTGGGCGGAGCTCGTGACACGGTCCTTCTTGGCCGCTCGTTTGCGCTGGCGGGCGACGTCATAAGTGCGACCGCCGCTCGCGAACTCTCCAGTCAGGTCATTCCCGATCGCTGCCCGTCCACCGTCCTGAGAACCGCCGGATTCCGTCAATGATCAAGCCATTGGTCCGCAATAGCCAGAGCCGCACGCTGTTTCTCGCGGCCGAGCTCCGTATTTGGCCTCACGATCTCGCCGGCTGCTCTGGCCCAGGGCGACAATCTCCGAAGCCAGCAACTCTCTCCTCGCGCCGTACCTCACCTCCGGACCCCTCGAATGACGCCAAGGGCGTCGCATGTTGTTTGGGATTTGCGATAACTGCAGCCGAAGCGCAGCAACGCTTGGTATTATCGACTGGGCGGACGAACCCCCCTTCCAATGAGGGCGGTCTCATGTAACTGGCGATCAGCTGGCCACCGCCCCAAAAGCGTACGCGGAGTCCCTAAAAAGGCATCGAACCAATACGTTAGTGGCCGTTTGCGGGCCCTTTCCGGGCTTTTTCGGAAAACCAAATTAGGGAAGTGCCTGTTACAACAGCAGAAATTACCGACAATTGGATGCCTCTTCTGGCCATCGCACCAAAAGTGTGGGGACGGCTGTGGGGATTGTCGAGAGACAGGCTCGAAAAGATAAGCGCAAGCAGCTACATAGCCAAATTTCGGCGCAGACACCCTCTCCGCCATCGTCCAAGCCATAGACATACTCTCCGCACTCGGGTGAAGGACGCTGTTTTGAAGGCGATCCGCGCTACCGTCTCCGCGGGCGACATTGGCACGAACGATCGCGTCCTGATGTCATGCGGCGGCGTCGTGGTTACCGCGCGTGGCGACAGCCTCAGGTGCGCGCGGCGAAACCCGCCACGACTTCCGCCAGCCACCGGCCGGCCGTCAGCGCGCTGAGATCTGTGTGGTCGAGCGGCGGGTCCCATTCGGTGAGATCGATGACCTTCACCTGGGGGTTTCCCGCAAGCAGGCGTGTGGCGGCGAAGAAATCGCGCGCTGCCATGCCGCCGGCGCGCGCGCCGGGGGCAGCGGGGAACTGGCTGCGGTCGATCACGTCGATGTCGCAATCGACCATGATTGCCGGACAATGCGAGAGGCGATCGAATGCGCGCGCGATGCTGGCGGCAACGCCCGTGCGTTCGAATTCGCGCAGCGTCAACACCAGGTTGCCGGCCGCCAGTGCGTCGTCGTGCATCGCCTTGCTGTTCGCGAACGGCGCCAGCCCGATCTGCACGATGTTGCGACCTGGAAGACCGTCTTCCAGCAGGGCACGGACCGGATTGCCGTTGGCGAGGCCATCTGCCGTCGTGCGCATGTCGAAATGGGCATCGAGCGTGATCAGGCCGACGTGTTCCAGCGCGAGCCCGCAAGCGGCGGCCATTGCGTGCAAGCCGGGCCGCGTGACGGCGTTGTTACCGCCGATCAGCAGGGTCAGGGAATGCTTCAGGACGCTCTCCACCACCCGGTCGCGGATGGGCAGCGTGGCTTCCTCGATCGTCAGGCCATGGAGCGCCAGATCGCCAAGATTGGCGATCGGGGCGCCGAAATCGCGACCGGCATCGATGTCATAACGGGCCACGCGCGGCAGGACCGCCCGGAGCGCCGCGGGGGCGAGATCGCATCGGCCCGGCGTGACCGATCCCGCCGACAGCGGCGCGCCCACCAGTCCGATGGGGGCCGCTTGATCCGGTGAAACGAGAAGATCGGAAAGGCTGGGCCAGGCAAGGGACATTGCGCTGGGGCATACCAGTCCTCTATGCGCCGCGCCATGCACGATCGCCTGCTCACCCAATGCCATGTCGCGACGATGGTCGCGCGGCCCGGCGATCCACTGGGGATGATCCGCGACGCGGCTCTCACGGTTACCAATGGCCGGATCGCGCGCGTCGGTCCGGCTGCAGAACTTGCGGCGGAGCCGGCGGCGGAGACGGTCCCACTCGGCGGCGCATGGGTCACGCCCGGGCTCGTCGATTGCCACACGCACCTGGTCTTCGGAGGCACGCGCGCCGCCGAGCACGCGATGCGGCGGGCCGGGGCAAGCTATCAGGAGATTGCCGCGGCCGGTGGCGGGATCGCCTCGACGATCAGGGCAACCGCGGCGGCGAGCGACGATGCGTTGCTGGGTAGCGCGCGGAGGCGGCTGCGCGCCCTCATGGCGGGCGGCTGCACCACGGTAGAGGTCAAATCCGGCTACGGCCACGATCCGGCGAGCGAACTGCGCTTGCTCGAGGTGGCGCGCGTGCTGGGCGGTGAGGAACCGGTGCGGATCGTGCCCACCCTGCTCGCGCTTCACGCCTTGCCGCCCGGCGCCAATCGTGCGGCTTTCGTGGCGCAGGCGATCGACAAGCTGCTGCCGGAAGCGGCCCGCCGCGGCCTCGCCACCGCGGTCGATGGCTTTTGCGAAGGCATCGGCTTCACGCCCGAAGAGATCGAGCGGCTGTTTGCCGCGGCGGCGGATCACGGGCTGCGGGTCAAACTGCACGCCGAACAATTGAGCAACCTCGGCGGCGCAGCGCTGGCGGCGCGCTACCAGGCGCTTTCAGCCGATCATCTCGAACACCTCGATGAAGCTGGAGCGATGGCGATGGCGCAGGCGGGCACCGTCGGCGTGCTGCTGCCCGGCGCGTTTTACGCCCTGAACGAGAGCCGCAAGCCGCCTGTCGATCTGTTGCGGAGGCGCGGGGTGCGCCTCGCAGTGGCGACCGACTGCAATCCGGGAACTTCGCCGCTCCTTAACCCCCAGCTCGCGATGAACATGGCGTGCACCCTGTTCGGCCTTAGCCCGGAGGAAGCGCTGGCGGGGATGACGGTCAACGCGGCCGCCGCGCTGGGCCTCGACGCCGAGGTCGGTACCATCGAGCCGGGCAAGGCGGCTGATCTCTGCGCCTGGGCGATTGAGGACCCGGCGGAGCTTGGGTACTGGATCGGCTTGCCTGGGCCGGTCCGACGCATCGTCGCAGGGCGCGACGCGCCCGTCGATCCGCGCGCATGACACAACGCAAAATCAAGGCAGGGAAGCAGCATCTTGGATATCCAGCGCAGGGACAACAGCCGCATCATCCGCGCGCGGCGCGGTGGCGAGATCGTCGCGAAGCACTGGACCACCGAGGCGGCGGTTCGGATGCTGATGAACAACCTCGACCCCGAGGTGGCCGAGAACCCGCAAGAACTCGTGGTCTATGGCGGAATCGGCCGCGCGGCGCGCAATTGGGACTGCTTCGATCGCATTGTCGAGGTGCTGGAGCGATTGGACGAGGATCAGACCCTGCTCGTCCAGTCGGGCAAGCCCGTGGGGGTGTTCCCCACCCATAAGGACGCGCCGCGCGTGCTGATCGCCAATTCCAACCTCGTGCCCAAGTGGGCGACGTGGGAAAAGTTCAACGAACTCGATCGCGCCGGGCTGATGATGTACGGCCAGATGACCGCCGGCAGCTGGATCTACATCGGCAGCCAGGGCATCGTCCAGGGCACATACGAAACGTTCGCCGAGATGGGCCGCCAGCACTATGGGGGAGACTTGCGGGGCAAGTGGATCCTCACCGCTGGCCTTGGCGGGATGGGCGGCGCGCAGCCGCTCGCGGCGGTCATGGCCGGGGCGCACTGCATCGCGGTCGAGTGCCAGGAAAGCTCGATCGAGAAGCGCCTCGCGACCCGTTACCTCGACTATCGCGCCGCCACGGTGGACGAGGCGCTGGAGATCGTCGGCAAGGCCGACCGCCCCGTCAGCGTCGGGGTGCTTGGCAATGCGGCCGAGGTGCTCCCCGACATGGTCGCCCGCGGCATCCGGCCCGACGCGGTGACCGATCAGACAAGCGCGCACGATCCCGCCAACGGCTACCTGCCAGCAGGTTGGACGGTGGCGCAATGGCTCGAGATGCGCGAGCGCGATCCCGCCGCGGTGGCCAGGGCCGCACGCCACTCGATGGCCCGCCATGTCGAAGCGATGCTCGCGTTCAAGGCGATGGGCGTGCCGGTGTTCGATTACGGCAACAACATCCGCCAGGAAGCCTTCGACGACGGCGTGACCGGCGCCTTCGACTTTCCCGGCTTCGTCCCTGCCTATGTCCGGCCGCTGTTCTGCCGCGGGGTTGGGCCGTTCCGCTGGGCGGCGCTTTCGGGCGATCCTGAAGACATCTACCGCACCGATCAGCGGGTAAAGGAGCTGATACCGGACGATCCGCACCTCCACCGCTGGCTCGACATGGCGCGCGAGCGGATCGCATTCCAGGGGCTGCCGGCGCGCATCTGCTGGGTCGGCCTCGGCCAACGTGACCGGCTGGGCCTGGCGTTCAACGAGATGGTGCGGAACGGCGAGGTGTCCGCCCCGATCGTGATCGGCCGCGACCATCTCGACAGCGGCAGCGTAGCCAGCCCCAACCGCGAGACGGAGGCCATGCGCGACGGCAGCGACGCGGTGAGCGACTGGCCGCTGCTCAACGCGCTGCTCAACACCGCCAGCGGCGCGACCTGGGTTTCGCTGCACCACGGCGGCGGCGTCGGCATGGGTTATTCCCAGCACGCGGGCATGGTTATTGTCGCCGACGGCACCGAAGATGCGGAGCGGCGGCTGCGGCGCGTCCTGTGGAACGATCCCGCGACCGGGGTCATGCGCCATGCCGACGCCGGCTACGATATCGCGATCGATTGCGCTGCGGAGCAGAGGCTCGATCTTCCGATGGTGCGGCGATGAGCAGCGCGATCGTTCTCGATCCGGAGTCCGTCGACTTCGCGACCCTGCGCCGCTTGTGGCGCGGCGCTCCGGCTCGCCTCGACAACGGCGCGCGGGAGAGGATTGCCGCTTCGGCCGAGGTCGTGGACCGGATCGTGGCCGGGGGCGAAACCGTCTACGGCGTCAACACGGGCTTCGGCCTGCTCGCCAACACGCGCATTCCGTCCGAACGACTGGCCGAGCTGCAGCGAAACCTGATCCTGTCGCACGCCTGCGGCCTCGGTGACCCATTGCCGCGCCATGTCGTGCGGTTGATGATCGCACTCAAGCTGCTCGGCTTGGGCCGGGGATATTCGGGTGTTCGTCCGGAAGTAATCGACGCGCTTCAGGCGCTGATCGATCATGACGCGATGCCCGTTGTGCCTGCACAGGGCAGCGTGGGTGCGTCGGGCGACCTCGCGCCGCTCGCCCACCTTATCGCCGCGCTCATGGGCTTCGGCCAGATCGATGTCGCCGGCGCGATCATGCCCGCCGCCGATGCCCTGGTCAGGCTCGGCATGGCGCCGCTCGAGCTGGGGCCGAAGGAAGGGCTGGCGCTGATCAACGGCACCCAGGCCTCGACTGCGATCGCGCTTGACGCGCTGTTTGCGGCGGAGCGGGTATTCGGCGCCGCGCTGGTAGCGGGCGCGATGTCGGTCGATGCGCTGAAAGGCAGCATCAAGCCGTTCGATCCGCGCATTTCCGCCTTGCGCGGGCAACCCGGCCAGATTCGTGTTGCTGCGCAGATCGCAGCCCTGCTTGATGGATCGGCGATAATCGCCAGCCATGCCCGCTGCGGCCGGGTGCAGGATCCCTACAGCTTCCGCTGCCAGCCGCAGGTGATGGGCGCCTCGCTGGACCTGCTGGCCAATGCGGCGCGCACGCTGACGATCGAGGCGGCGGCGGTCACTGACAACCCGATCGTGTTCGGCGAAGACGACAGCGCGATTTCCGGGGGGAACTTCCACGCCCAGCCGGTCGCCTTTGCCGGCGACACCATCGCAATCGCAATGTGCGAGGTCGGCAGTATTTCCGAGCGCCGCACCGCGGTCCTCGTCGATCCAAAGATGAGCGGTCTGCCGGCATTTCTGACCGAAGACGGTGGGGTCAATTCGGGCCTGATGATTCCGCAAGTCACTGCCGCAGCGCTGGTTTCGGAGAACAAGTCGCTCGCGTTTCCTGCGTCCGTCGATTCGATCCCGACAAGCGCGGGTCAGGAGGACCATGTGTCGATGGCGCCGATCGCCGCGCGCAAGGCGGCGTCGATCGTCCGCAATGTCGCGGGTGTGCTGGCGGTCGAACTGATCGCTGCCGCGCAGGGAATCGATTTTCACGCACCCGTCGCGACCAGCGAACGCCTCGGCGCCGCGCACGCGCGTGTGCGCGGGATCACCGCGCGGCTCGCGCAGGACCGGTACCTCGCCGACGAAATGCGGGCGTTGCAGGCGGCTATCCTGGACGGCGGCTGGCTCGACGACTTCACCATCGCGTGAGCCGTCCCCTGTTTGGGGCTGGCGCCGATCGGGAACCTCAGCGGGCTCCTCGAGCATTGTGAAGAGATGGATGCGGCGACATTTGACGATCTGACTGCCAGGGTCCGGGCGTGCCGCATGTGCGCGGACGCTCTCCCATCAGAGCCGCGTCCGGTGTTCCAGGTGTCGCCCACTGCGCGGCTGCTCGTGGCAAGCCAGGCCCCCGGGACGCGCGTGCAGGCATCGGGGATCCCCTTTTCCGATGCCTCGGGTGAGCGGCTCCGCGAGTGGATGGGCGTTAGCACATCGCAATTTTACGACACCCGGAACATTGCCATTCTCCCGATGGGGTTCTGCTATCCAGGCAGGAAAGATGGCGGCGATGCCCCACCCCGGCGGGAATGTGCGGAGCTGTGGCGGGATGACCTCTTGGCGTCGATGCCTGCGCTGCGGCTGACGCTGCTGGTCGGCACGTATGCGCAAGTGGACGCCCTGGGCCCCGGCAAGATGATCGATCGGGTGCGCCGGTTCATGGACTACCTGCCGCAGTACTTCCCGCTGCCGCATCCTTCGTGGCGCTCCCGCATCTGGTCACAGAACAATCCCTGGTTCGAGGCGGAGGTGCTACCCGTGCTGAAACAGGAAGTGCAAAAGGCGCTGGCATCGTGAGCCCGGCCGCGGATCGCCATCCGATCTACACCGTCGGCCATTCGACACGCTCGATCGATGAATTCGTCGATCTGCTGCGGGCCGGAAACGTGCAATGCCTGGTGGATGTGCGGAGTATTCCGCGATCGCGCACCAATCCGCAGTATAACCTGGACAGCCTGCCGGAGACGCTGGCCGCATACCAGATCCGGCACACCATCATTCCCGAACTGGGCGGGCGGCGCGGTCGCCAGAAAGACGTTGCTGCGGACGTGAACGGCTTCTGGACGAACCAGAGCTTCCACAATTACGCGGACTACGCGATGTCGGACGCCTTCCGCCGTGGTCTTGCTCAGCTGGCGGAACTCGGCATCGAAACGCGCTGCGCAATCATGTGTTCGGAAGCAGTCTGGTGGCGCTGCCATCGCCGGATCATCGCGGATTACCTGCTGGCACGCGGACGATCGGTCCTGCACCTGATGGGCAAGGACAGGATCGAACCGGCGAAGATGACGCCCGCCGCGGTGGCTGGGCAAAACGTGCTGACCTATCCGGCTGCGACCTGACTGGCGCGCGCTGTCAGCGTTTTCAAACCATGCAATTGATAATCGCTTGCAATAGAGGGCGGCGGCTCTAAAGGCGGATTCGCGCCCGGCAGGGCGGATTCATCCAATTTGGGGCATTCGATGAAGGTCAGTTTTCGCGTTCCGCTGTTCCTTGCCGGTGCTGCACTGTCGCAGCCGGCTTTCGCACAAGGGGGCGGGGCGCGACCGGTGCCGACGAACCTGAGCGTCGGGGAAATGTTCCTGGGCGCCGACTGGGTGGTCAAGCTGGTCATGATCGGCCTGCTGGTCGCTTCCATCGCGACCTGGACGGTGTTCGTGGCCAAGCATCGCGAGTTGCGCCAGGCACGGGCGGCGGCGGAGGAGGCGCGCGACCAGCTGGCCGCCGCCCGGACGCTGGCCGACCTGCCAGCCGGGCTTCGGACGTCGCCCCTGGTTCGGCAGGCATTCGAAGAGATCGAGCATTCCGCCGATGCCCTGGGTGACCGTGACGGCATCAAGGAACGGCTAGTTTCCCGGCTCGACCGCTTCGAGGCGGAGCTGGCGCGCCGCATGACCCGCGGGGTCACGATCCTTGCCACGATCGGGGCGATCGCGCCGTTCGTGGGCCTGTTCGGCACCGTCTGGGGCATCATGAACAGCTTCATCGGCATTGCCGAGGAGCAGACCACCAACCTTGCGGTGGTGGCCCCGGGCATCGCGGAAGCGCTGCTGGCGACGGCGCTCGGCCTTGTCGCAGCCATCCCGGCGGTCGTGTTCTACAACCACTTTGCCCGCGCGATCGCCGCGCACCGCGCGGTGGTGGCCGACAGTGCGGCGGCTCTCCTGCGCCTCGTCTCGCGCGATCTCAGCCGGGGCAGGCTGTCGCGGGAGCCGGCCTGACCATGTCGCTCAAACTCGCCTCCGACAGCGAAGAGCTCGCCGTCGCGCACGAGATCAACGTGACGCCGTTCATCGACGTCATGCTGGTTCTGCTGATCATCTTCATGGTTGCCGCGCCGCTGGCTACGGTGGACGTGAAGGTTGACCTTCCGGTCTCAACCGCACGGCCGAACCCCGCGCCAGATTCGCCGGTGTACCTGTCACTTACATCCGATGGCGGCATCTCGGTGGGCGAGGAAGCGGTAACGCTTGCCACCTTGGGCCCGGCAATCGTGCGGGCGACCCGGCAGGACCGCGAGCAGCGGATCTTCCTGCGCGCGGACAAGTCAATCACCTATGACGAAATCGTCCAGGCGATGAACGCCCTGCGCGCGGCCGGTTACGTCAAGGTCGCGCTGGTCGGGCTCGAGTCGGGCGAGGCACCCCGGTGAGCGCGGCGAGCCCGGCGGCGCGCACGTGGCTGCCCGGTGCGGGCGTGGTCACGGCGGTGCATGGCCTGGCGATCGCCGGGGTCTTGTGGCTCGGCATGGGCGAGCGGCCGCTTCCCGTGGAAGAACCGATCGTGCTCATGGACCTTCCGCCGCTCGCCGCCGCGGCCGTGACGCCGGTCGCCAGCGCGCCGGTGCAGCCCCAGCCTGCGGTGGCGCAGCCGACCGCTACACCGCGCGTCACCGCGCCGCCCGTCAATGCGCCCCTGCCGCGCGAGGTGGTCTCCGTTTCGCCGCCCGCGCCGACGCCTTCCTTGATGGCACCCGCGCCGCCCAGCGTCAGCGCGCCCCCGGTCGCCAGCGCGCCGGCGTCTCGCCCGGCGCCGGTCCAGAACGCGCCCGCACGGGACGCGCCGGGGAAGTCCGCCAACGATGGCGACAACCCCCGCGCCAAGCAGCAGGAAGCGGATTACTTCGCCCAGCTTTCCGCCCACCTCAACAAGCGCAAGCGCTATCCGACGGAGGCCAAGAAGGCGCGGCAGCAGGGCGTGGTCACCGTCCGCTTCACCGTCCACGCCGATGGCTCCGTGACCGGCAGTGCGATCCGCCGGTCGAGCGGGCACGAGCTGCTCGACCAGGCAACGCTGGAACTGCTCCAGCGCGTCGCGCCGCTGCCCCGTTTTCCCAAGTCGATGACCAAACCGAGCATCACCCTGTCGCTGCCCATCGATTATTCTTTGCAAACAAGCTAATGAAAAAGAAAGGAATCTTTTAGTGAGGGATCGGTCAAGGGGAGTCGTTCGCCCGTTCAGCCTGCGCAATGCGCGGGGCAGCGCGGCGGCCGCCGCCATCGGCATCGGGGCGGCGTTGCTCGCGACTCCAGCCACCGCGCAAGACGCATCGGAAGATGAAGAGGTCGAGCTCGACACCTTGCGGATCGAGGACCGCACCGCTGACGTCAATCCGAACGCAGAGCCGGGCGCTCCCTACAAGGCGCGGACATCGGGCGACGTGCGCATCACCCGGCCGATCGCCGAAATGCCCAACACGATGCAGGTGCTGACGGAAAGCTACATCGAGGATTCGGGCTACACGGACCTGCGTCCGCTGCTGGATGCGCAGCCGGGCATCACCGTGGGCACCGGCGAGAACGGCAACCAGTTCGGTGACCGTTACATCATTCGCGGCCAGGAAGCGCGCAGCGACGTGTTCGTGGACGGACTCCGCGATCCCGGCATGACGACCCGCGAAACCTTCGCCGTCGATCAGGTGGAGATTTCCAAGGGTCCGAACAGCACCTTTGCCGGACGCGGCACGGCGGGGGGTGCGGTCAACCTCATCACCAAGCAGGCGACCACCGACTACGATTTCGTTCGTGCCGATATCGGCCTCGGCACCGATCGCTATGTGCGCGGGACCGTCGATGCGAACTTCGTGCTGGGCGAAGACCTCGCCGTGCGGGCCAACGTGCTCTACGGCTACACCGAAGTGCCGGACCGCGGGCCGGCTGACCGCGAGCGCAAGGGCGCCGCACTTTCGGCCACCTGGTCGCCGGGCGACGCGTTCGATATCACGCTCGATTATTACGGCCTGCGCGCGCACGACAAGCCGGACATCGGCGATTATCTGTCGGGCGACGGTTCCACCGGCAACCGCCTGCCGGTCGAGACGCCGCCGTATGCGCAGGACCAGGACTTCATGCGGTCCCATGTCGATGTCTTCACCGGACGGGTGAACTGGGCCCTGTCGGACAATGTGAAGCTGACCAACCGCACGCGCTACGGCATGTCGGACAACGGCTATGTCGTCACTGCCGCGGCCGGGAACACCACCTCGGCCACCGGCCCGGGCGGTGCGTACCCCACGATCACATTCTCGACGCACCAGAAGTTCCAGAAGGTGGATTACTTCGCCACCCAGACCAACCTGCTCATCAGCAGCGACATGATGGGCGGCAAGAACGACCTTATCATCGGTGCCGAATACACCGATCACAGCGTCAAGAACGGCAACTGGCTGAACACCAACACTGGCGCGTTCAACTGCCGCACCGGCACCGCCGCGGGTAGCGCGCTCAACAACTACTGCGGGATCGGCGCGGACGGTCGGCCGGTTTCCAACCTCAACAGCCTGCTGGGGCGTTCGATCGTCCGGGGTGCTGTGAACCAGGACTACCATGTCGAAACGCTGTCCGCCTACGTGATGGACACGCTCGACATCACCGACGCGCTCACCGTGTTCGGCGGGGTGCGCTTCGACACCTACGATTATTCGCTGGGCGTGACGGGCGGCAACCCGCCGGCGGTAACGCAATACGAATACAGCGATTCCTTCTGGAACGGCCACCTGGGCGTCACATACGAGCTGGGCGAACTGGGCATGATCTACGCCTCGGTCGCCACGGCCGCCGACATCAACGGCGGGGAATCGGACGTCGGCACCAACGCGGGCTATGGCGGCCTGCTGCTGGTGGACGGGGAACTGCCCGACGCCATCCCCGAACGCTCGATGCTGTATGAACTGGGCACCAAGCTCAACCTGTTCGACAACCGCTTCCTGCTCACCGCTTCGGTGTTCCAGATCGACAAGGACGACGTGTTCGAAGCGGCCGGCAGCGGCTATACGCCGACGGGCACGGGCAACACCGGCGCGAACCGCACGCGCGGGTTCGAGTTGGGCCTTGCCGGCAACATCACCCCGATCTGGTCGTTCCAGGGCGGCCTGACGGTGATGGATGCGGAGATCACGAAGTCGGCGGCCAACCCGCTTCGCGTGGGCAAGACGCTGTCGAACTTCGCCGACTTCCAGGCATCGCTGCTGACGCGCATCCAGCCGACCGACGCCTTCGCGCTGGGCTTCGCGGTCAAGCACAAGAGCAAGCGCTATGCAGGCCAGCCCGACACGGCGCCCGCGTTCACCACCCGGCCGGATGGCACGTTCTTCTACAA
This sequence is a window from Tsuneonella aeria. Protein-coding genes within it:
- a CDS encoding TonB family protein, which encodes MSAASPAARTWLPGAGVVTAVHGLAIAGVLWLGMGERPLPVEEPIVLMDLPPLAAAAVTPVASAPVQPQPAVAQPTATPRVTAPPVNAPLPREVVSVSPPAPTPSLMAPAPPSVSAPPVASAPASRPAPVQNAPARDAPGKSANDGDNPRAKQQEADYFAQLSAHLNKRKRYPTEAKKARQQGVVTVRFTVHADGSVTGSAIRRSSGHELLDQATLELLQRVAPLPRFPKSMTKPSITLSLPIDYSLQTS
- the exbD gene encoding TonB system transport protein ExbD, whose protein sequence is MSLKLASDSEELAVAHEINVTPFIDVMLVLLIIFMVAAPLATVDVKVDLPVSTARPNPAPDSPVYLSLTSDGGISVGEEAVTLATLGPAIVRATRQDREQRIFLRADKSITYDEIVQAMNALRAAGYVKVALVGLESGEAPR
- a CDS encoding TonB-dependent receptor domain-containing protein; the encoded protein is MRDRSRGVVRPFSLRNARGSAAAAAIGIGAALLATPATAQDASEDEEVELDTLRIEDRTADVNPNAEPGAPYKARTSGDVRITRPIAEMPNTMQVLTESYIEDSGYTDLRPLLDAQPGITVGTGENGNQFGDRYIIRGQEARSDVFVDGLRDPGMTTRETFAVDQVEISKGPNSTFAGRGTAGGAVNLITKQATTDYDFVRADIGLGTDRYVRGTVDANFVLGEDLAVRANVLYGYTEVPDRGPADRERKGAALSATWSPGDAFDITLDYYGLRAHDKPDIGDYLSGDGSTGNRLPVETPPYAQDQDFMRSHVDVFTGRVNWALSDNVKLTNRTRYGMSDNGYVVTAAAGNTTSATGPGGAYPTITFSTHQKFQKVDYFATQTNLLISSDMMGGKNDLIIGAEYTDHSVKNGNWLNTNTGAFNCRTGTAAGSALNNYCGIGADGRPVSNLNSLLGRSIVRGAVNQDYHVETLSAYVMDTLDITDALTVFGGVRFDTYDYSLGVTGGNPPAVTQYEYSDSFWNGHLGVTYELGELGMIYASVATAADINGGESDVGTNAGYGGLLLVDGELPDAIPERSMLYELGTKLNLFDNRFLLTASVFQIDKDDVFEAAGSGYTPTGTGNTGANRTRGFELGLAGNITPIWSFQGGLTVMDAEITKSAANPLRVGKTLSNFADFQASLLTRIQPTDAFALGFAVKHKSKRYAGQPDTAPAFTTRPDGTFFYNQPVPAYTVGDAFVEYRFNENIEFRLNANNLTDEKYYLAAYQSGRFLYKGDARQVVGTLTLRY